In a genomic window of Chryseobacterium sp. G0162:
- the lpxA gene encoding acyl-ACP--UDP-N-acetylglucosamine O-acyltransferase, whose product MIHQLAAVDKRAKISKNVIVEPFTTIAGDVEIGEGTWIGPNVTIMDGARIGKDCKIFPGTVISAIPQDLKFDGEDTRTIIGDNTTLRECVTINRGTKALGYTKVGSNCLIMATSHVAHDCIIGDNVIIANGCGIAGHVEIGDFTVMGGLSAVQQFGKIGKHTMISGGSLIRKDVPPYVKVARDPISYAGINSVGLRRRGFSNEKIFEIQKIYRAIFQMKMNVSQALAYIEKEMLPTAERDEILQFIQNSPRGIVKGYGTGKDSN is encoded by the coding sequence ATGATTCATCAGTTAGCAGCCGTAGATAAACGTGCGAAAATCAGCAAAAATGTAATTGTAGAACCATTTACTACAATTGCAGGGGACGTAGAAATTGGAGAAGGAACATGGATTGGTCCAAATGTTACCATCATGGATGGAGCAAGAATAGGGAAGGATTGTAAAATTTTTCCCGGGACTGTAATTTCTGCTATTCCTCAGGACTTAAAGTTCGATGGTGAAGATACACGAACCATTATTGGAGATAATACTACTTTAAGGGAATGTGTAACAATAAATAGAGGAACAAAAGCTTTAGGGTACACCAAAGTAGGAAGCAACTGCCTTATTATGGCTACTTCCCACGTTGCGCATGACTGTATCATAGGAGATAATGTAATTATTGCCAATGGTTGCGGTATTGCAGGACATGTTGAGATCGGAGACTTTACTGTAATGGGAGGATTATCTGCTGTTCAGCAGTTTGGTAAGATCGGAAAACATACGATGATTTCCGGAGGGTCTTTGATCAGAAAAGACGTTCCACCTTATGTAAAAGTAGCAAGAGATCCTATTTCATATGCTGGTATTAACTCGGTAGGGCTTAGAAGAAGAGGTTTTTCCAATGAGAAGATTTTTGAAATTCAAAAGATTTACAGAGCTATTTTCCAAATGAAGATGAACGTTTCCCAAGCATTAGCTTATATTGAAAAAGAAATGCTTCCAACGGCAGAAAGAGATGAGATTCTTCAATTTATCCAGAACTCACCAAGAGGTATTGTGAAAGGATACGGTACAGGAAAAGACAGCAACTAA
- a CDS encoding LpxD N-terminal domain-containing protein has product MRFHSPQKLKTIADLIGSKFIGPEDFEVLGTNEIHMVKPGDIVFVNHPKYYDKALNSAATIILIDKEVDCPEGKALLVSEDPFRDFNKINTHFTRIYNFTEQLHDVEIGEGTKIHSSAVIGNNVKIGKNTLIFPNVVIGDRTVIGDNVIIQSNTVLGGDAFYYRKLNGNFDRLISVGNVVIENNVEIGNGCTIDRGVTDSTIIGEGSVLDNQIQIGHDTVIGKKCLIASQVGIAGCCIIGDEVTLWGQVGIASGNKIESGSVLLGKTGVNRDLEKGTYIGMFAEDFKTYLKKEVKLRNLK; this is encoded by the coding sequence ATGAGATTCCATTCTCCACAAAAGCTTAAAACGATTGCAGATTTAATAGGTTCAAAATTTATTGGCCCTGAAGACTTTGAAGTATTGGGAACCAATGAAATTCACATGGTAAAACCTGGTGATATCGTTTTTGTGAATCATCCTAAATATTACGACAAGGCACTAAATTCTGCAGCAACTATCATTTTAATTGATAAAGAAGTAGATTGTCCCGAAGGTAAAGCGCTTCTTGTTTCTGAGGATCCTTTCAGAGACTTTAATAAGATCAATACCCACTTTACAAGAATTTACAACTTTACAGAACAACTTCATGATGTGGAAATTGGGGAAGGGACAAAAATTCACTCCTCTGCAGTCATTGGAAACAATGTGAAGATTGGAAAAAATACCTTAATTTTCCCAAATGTTGTGATCGGTGACAGAACTGTTATCGGAGATAATGTAATCATTCAGTCTAATACAGTATTAGGAGGTGATGCCTTCTATTACAGAAAATTAAATGGGAATTTTGACCGCTTAATTTCTGTAGGAAATGTAGTGATTGAAAATAATGTGGAAATAGGTAATGGATGTACCATTGATAGAGGGGTTACAGATTCTACTATCATTGGTGAAGGTTCAGTGTTGGATAATCAGATTCAGATAGGACATGATACTGTAATCGGGAAAAAATGTCTGATAGCCTCTCAGGTTGGAATTGCCGGCTGTTGTATCATTGGAGATGAAGTAACTTTATGGGGACAAGTGGGAATTGCTTCCGGGAATAAAATCGAGAGCGGATCTGTGCTTTTAGGGAAAACCGGAGTGAACAGAGACCTTGAAAAAGGAACCTATATCGGCATGTTTGCAGAAGATTTCAAAACTTATCTGAAAAAAGAAGTAAAGCTGAGAAATCTCAAATAA
- a CDS encoding HD domain-containing protein, whose amino-acid sequence MQNKLKIINDPVHGFIKIPHEILFDIIEHPYFQRLRRIGQTGLLNLIFPGATHTRFHHALGAMHLMFTALETLKQKGVKISEEEEKGAMLAILMHDIGHGPFSHALESMLMDDWHHEKLSLLLMNKLNEEFNGQLSMAIEMFQGQYHRKFFNQLISSQLDVDRLDYLKRDSFFTGVSEGNINTQRIISMMNVCEEGELVIDAKGIYSIENFLTARMFMYWQVYYHKTSALAEFLLVKILERAKYLISQGIELPATENLKYFLYRGKSAATDEDIERFTRLDDNDVIQAMKEWQNSDDFVLSYWCKSVIQRNLPKTIISSHPFNEKIIEEKTKITNDFFGIDNGKELVYEIKRKLLPYDTEKQPIYLLQKNGKRMKLHESEDQLLSGLMVNKTTRYILMFPRDISRLDS is encoded by the coding sequence ATGCAGAATAAGCTAAAAATTATCAACGATCCTGTTCATGGATTTATCAAGATTCCTCACGAAATTTTATTTGATATTATTGAACATCCCTATTTTCAAAGATTGAGAAGGATTGGGCAAACCGGTCTTTTAAATCTGATTTTTCCAGGTGCTACACATACAAGGTTTCATCATGCATTGGGTGCGATGCATTTGATGTTTACTGCTTTGGAAACCTTAAAGCAGAAAGGGGTTAAGATTTCTGAAGAAGAGGAAAAAGGAGCGATGTTGGCTATTTTAATGCATGATATCGGACACGGACCGTTTTCCCATGCTTTGGAGAGTATGCTGATGGATGACTGGCATCATGAAAAACTTTCTTTATTGCTAATGAATAAACTGAACGAAGAATTTAATGGTCAGCTATCCATGGCTATTGAAATGTTTCAGGGACAATATCATAGAAAGTTTTTTAACCAGCTGATTTCATCTCAATTGGACGTGGACAGATTAGATTATCTGAAAAGAGATAGCTTTTTTACAGGCGTATCTGAAGGGAATATTAATACCCAGAGAATTATTTCCATGATGAATGTGTGTGAAGAAGGAGAACTGGTTATTGATGCAAAAGGAATTTATTCTATAGAAAACTTTTTAACGGCCAGAATGTTTATGTACTGGCAGGTATATTATCATAAAACCTCAGCCTTAGCTGAATTCCTGTTGGTAAAGATTCTTGAAAGAGCAAAATATCTGATTTCTCAGGGGATTGAACTTCCAGCAACAGAAAATCTGAAATATTTTTTATACCGTGGAAAGAGTGCAGCAACAGATGAAGATATAGAAAGATTTACAAGATTAGATGATAATGATGTGATTCAGGCTATGAAAGAATGGCAGAATTCTGATGATTTTGTTTTATCCTATTGGTGTAAAAGTGTTATTCAGAGAAACCTTCCGAAGACTATTATTTCATCACACCCTTTTAATGAGAAGATTATTGAAGAAAAAACAAAAATCACCAATGATTTTTTTGGAATTGATAACGGGAAAGAATTGGTTTATGAGATCAAAAGGAAACTTTTACCTTACGATACTGAAAAGCAGCCGATTTATTTATTGCAGAAAAATGGTAAAAGAATGAAACTACACGAATCAGAAGATCAGCTTTTATCAGGGTTGATGGTAAATAAAACAACACGCTATATCCTTATGTTTCCAAGAGATATCTCTCGCTTGGATTCTTAA
- a CDS encoding exodeoxyribonuclease III, whose amino-acid sequence MKLITYNVNGIRAAFTKDFLGWLTAADPDIICIQESKAGNDQIDIESLEKLGYHSYWHSAVRKGYSGVGIASKVKPNHVEYGCGIESYDNEGRVIRADFDGFSAISVYVPSASNIERLDFKMQFCHDFLTYIKNLKKEIPNLIISGDFNICHEAIDIHNPVGLKNVSGFLPMEREWMTDFINECELIDSFRFFNNEPDNYTWWSYRQNSRERNKGWRLDYNFTSYSLKDKLTRAAILKEAVHSDHCPALLELDV is encoded by the coding sequence ATGAAATTAATTACATACAATGTCAATGGAATCAGAGCCGCGTTTACCAAAGATTTCTTGGGTTGGCTTACAGCTGCAGATCCGGATATAATCTGTATTCAGGAAAGCAAAGCCGGAAACGACCAGATAGACATCGAAAGTCTTGAGAAATTAGGATACCACAGCTATTGGCATTCAGCAGTAAGAAAAGGCTACAGTGGTGTAGGAATTGCCTCCAAAGTAAAACCTAATCATGTGGAATATGGTTGCGGTATTGAAAGTTACGATAATGAAGGAAGAGTCATCCGTGCTGATTTTGATGGATTCTCTGCCATTTCAGTATACGTACCTTCTGCATCGAATATTGAAAGACTTGATTTCAAGATGCAGTTCTGCCATGATTTTCTCACTTATATCAAAAACCTAAAAAAGGAGATTCCCAATCTTATTATATCAGGGGATTTTAATATCTGTCACGAGGCGATTGACATTCACAATCCTGTTGGCTTAAAAAACGTTTCTGGATTTCTTCCTATGGAAAGAGAATGGATGACCGATTTCATCAATGAATGTGAATTGATTGACAGTTTCAGGTTTTTCAACAATGAGCCTGATAATTATACATGGTGGAGCTACAGACAAAATTCAAGGGAAAGAAATAAAGGCTGGAGACTGGATTATAATTTCACGTCTTACAGTTTAAAAGATAAACTTACCCGGGCTGCTATTCTAAAAGAGGCAGTACATTCAGATCATTGTCCCGCCTTATTGGAACTGGATGTATAA
- a CDS encoding YciI family protein translates to MFIISLTYKVPIENVERYIPEHNSFLQKHYDLGFFIASGRKEPRTGGIIICRAASKNEVEQIIKDDPFNIHQIADYDITEFIPSKYNENFKIFIEN, encoded by the coding sequence ATGTTCATTATTTCACTTACGTATAAAGTACCTATTGAAAATGTGGAGCGCTATATTCCGGAACATAATTCCTTTCTTCAAAAACATTATGACTTAGGGTTTTTTATTGCTTCGGGAAGAAAAGAGCCAAGAACCGGGGGAATTATTATATGCAGAGCTGCTTCTAAAAATGAGGTTGAGCAGATCATCAAAGATGATCCTTTCAATATCCATCAAATAGCGGATTATGACATTACCGAATTTATTCCCTCGAAATACAACGAAAATTTTAAAATATTTATAGAAAACTAA
- a CDS encoding bifunctional response regulator/alkaline phosphatase family protein has translation MSEKILWIDDEIDLLKPHIVFLEKKGYQVTPVNNVNEALELMDSEKFALTLIDENMPGISGLEAIPMIKEKDNSLKIVMVTKSEEEHIMEEAIGSQIADYILKPVNPNQILLSLKKNLQQENLVEQKTILQYQQEFRNLSMELSYLRTYQDWAEYYKKILSWEIKFDKVADNEFADLLQSQKEEANIQFAKFIEKNYADWLTDSDKPLMSHTLFKEKVKPEVEKEKVLLLMVDNLRYDQWKVVEPLFTKYYNKISEDYYYSILPTATQYARNSFFAGLMPSEIEKRFPDKWFNDNEEGNKNEFERDFLEDQMKRIGLGSKSMKYLKVLNADFERKIYDDFNQHKNNDLLVIVYNFIDILSHAKTDNHIVDQLIRDDKTFRSLTLNWFENSSLLKIIKTAAENGYKLVITTDHGTVYVKKPSKVVGDRETSTNIRYKTGKSLTYDDSDVWAITNPEKLFLPKGNLSSKYIFAKNNIFLAYPKNYNHFVNYYKETYQHGGISLEECIIPISILEPK, from the coding sequence ATGTCAGAAAAGATATTATGGATCGATGATGAAATAGATTTACTTAAACCTCATATCGTATTTTTAGAAAAGAAAGGTTATCAGGTAACCCCTGTTAACAATGTAAATGAGGCTTTGGAACTTATGGATTCAGAGAAATTTGCCCTAACGCTTATTGATGAAAATATGCCTGGTATTTCCGGGCTGGAAGCAATTCCTATGATTAAGGAAAAAGACAACTCCTTAAAAATAGTAATGGTAACCAAAAGTGAAGAGGAACACATCATGGAAGAGGCTATCGGTTCCCAAATTGCAGATTACATCCTAAAACCAGTCAATCCTAACCAGATCTTACTTTCGTTAAAAAAGAACCTTCAGCAGGAAAATCTTGTAGAACAAAAAACTATTTTACAATACCAACAAGAATTCAGAAACCTTTCTATGGAACTTTCTTATTTAAGAACCTACCAGGACTGGGCTGAATATTATAAAAAGATACTAAGCTGGGAAATCAAGTTCGATAAAGTGGCAGATAATGAATTTGCGGATCTTCTACAGTCTCAAAAGGAGGAAGCTAATATTCAGTTTGCCAAGTTTATTGAAAAAAATTATGCAGACTGGCTTACTGATTCTGATAAACCTCTGATGAGCCATACCCTTTTTAAGGAAAAAGTAAAGCCTGAGGTTGAAAAAGAAAAAGTTCTTTTATTAATGGTTGATAACCTTCGTTACGATCAATGGAAAGTGGTTGAGCCATTATTTACAAAATATTACAATAAAATTTCGGAGGATTATTATTACAGTATCCTTCCAACTGCTACACAGTATGCAAGAAACTCCTTCTTTGCAGGTCTGATGCCATCGGAAATTGAAAAACGTTTCCCTGATAAATGGTTTAATGACAATGAAGAAGGAAACAAAAATGAGTTTGAACGTGACTTCCTGGAAGATCAGATGAAGAGAATTGGTCTTGGTTCGAAATCTATGAAGTACCTGAAAGTATTGAACGCTGATTTTGAAAGAAAGATCTATGATGATTTCAATCAGCATAAGAACAATGATCTTTTGGTGATTGTTTACAACTTTATTGATATTCTTTCTCACGCTAAGACCGATAATCATATTGTAGACCAGCTTATCCGTGATGATAAGACTTTCCGTTCTCTAACGCTTAATTGGTTTGAAAATTCTTCTTTATTGAAGATTATTAAAACAGCAGCTGAAAACGGTTATAAATTAGTGATTACCACTGACCACGGAACGGTTTATGTTAAAAAGCCAAGCAAAGTAGTGGGCGACAGAGAAACCTCTACTAATATCCGATATAAAACAGGTAAAAGCTTAACGTATGATGATAGTGATGTTTGGGCGATTACCAATCCGGAAAAACTTTTCCTTCCCAAAGGAAACCTGAGCTCGAAGTATATTTTTGCTAAAAACAATATATTCCTTGCTTATCCTAAGAACTACAATCATTTTGTAAATTACTATAAAGAAACCTACCAACATGGTGGAATCTCATTGGAAGAATGTATCATTCCTATCAGCATTTTAGAACCCAAGTAG
- the lpxD gene encoding UDP-3-O-(3-hydroxymyristoyl)glucosamine N-acyltransferase, with the protein MEFTASQIASFIDGKIIGDENALITGVSPIENGESGHLSFIAQDRFSHFLDTSKCSVIIVSEKLLNENSYNPTLIVVKDAYLSFQILMNLYQEMRGRKEGIEDGSSIHDSAVIGDQVYIGAFTYVSEKAKIGDRSQIYPHVYIGKGVKIGKNCKIDSGARIYDYCIIGDNCVIHSNTVVGGDGFGFQPTAEGFKKIPQLGNVIIEDDVEIGSNCSIDRATIGSTIIGKGTKIDNLIQIAHNVKIGQNNVIAAQAGIAGSTTIGDWNQIGGQVGVVGHIKIGNQVKIQAQSGVNSSVNDRETLYGSPAISYNDYLRSYVHFRNFPEIVNRINNLENNSKDNTNE; encoded by the coding sequence ATGGAATTCACAGCTTCGCAAATTGCAAGTTTTATTGACGGAAAAATAATAGGTGATGAGAACGCACTTATTACAGGGGTTTCTCCAATTGAAAATGGAGAATCAGGACATCTTTCTTTTATAGCACAAGATCGATTTTCTCATTTTTTAGATACCTCAAAATGCTCCGTAATCATCGTTTCGGAAAAACTTCTGAACGAAAATAGTTATAACCCAACCTTAATTGTAGTAAAAGATGCCTATCTATCTTTTCAGATTCTGATGAATTTATATCAGGAGATGAGAGGAAGAAAAGAAGGTATTGAAGATGGTTCATCCATCCATGATTCAGCTGTGATAGGTGATCAAGTGTATATAGGAGCGTTTACATATGTTTCTGAGAAAGCTAAGATCGGGGATAGATCACAAATTTATCCACATGTATATATTGGTAAAGGAGTAAAAATTGGTAAAAACTGTAAAATAGACAGTGGTGCCAGAATTTACGATTACTGTATTATTGGGGACAATTGTGTTATTCATTCCAATACAGTAGTAGGAGGAGATGGTTTTGGGTTTCAGCCCACTGCTGAAGGCTTCAAAAAAATTCCACAGCTAGGAAACGTAATCATAGAAGATGATGTAGAAATTGGTTCAAACTGTAGTATTGACAGAGCAACAATAGGTTCTACCATCATTGGAAAAGGGACAAAAATTGATAATCTGATCCAGATTGCCCATAATGTGAAAATAGGACAGAATAATGTCATTGCAGCACAAGCTGGAATTGCAGGTTCTACTACCATCGGAGACTGGAATCAAATTGGAGGTCAGGTAGGAGTTGTCGGACATATCAAAATCGGAAACCAAGTGAAAATTCAGGCCCAAAGTGGTGTGAATTCAAGTGTTAACGATAGAGAAACTTTATATGGTTCACCGGCAATCAGCTATAATGACTATTTAAGAAGCTATGTTCATTTCAGAAATTTCCCTGAAATAGTTAACAGAATAAATAATCTTGAGAATAACTCAAAAGATAATACTAATGAGTGA
- a CDS encoding S41 family peptidase: MRKRFLFIFLFLSLHFSAQVLSENQKLESLCRVWGFLKYYHPQVAKGNLNWDLQLFKKINELERINDKAALNDLYSRWIESLGKINECTECLQETDKTYFLKNFDLSWIKNSDIFTQATSQKLHYIENNRNIGNNHYIGKGGRKIFFRNENSYGSKFTSKQISLLELFRYWNYVEYFFPYKYETDQNWNDVLTEMIPKFLTINNDQDYQLTLAELVTKTDDSHAFLFSPLISLHQYGNRKLPVEYSYAEGKLVITKINDNRFHEKTPFNIGDVIYDVNGKTIPQMVNSLGKYIPASNSWGKVNKVKSKLLFSSSDSLSVKLERNGQNMEVIAKTYFIKDIIIKKVPAPQKWEFLDEEKKTGYVHMGILAKDDVSEMYRNLKSAESIIFDLRNYPKLTIIPLSELLLPQSTTYYQFNFPETNYPGKFYSRKNNIGRKNPDYYKGNVIVLVDENTQSQAETTTMMFKQHPKSKVIGSNTSGANGDIIKFKIADLDTCFTGLGAYYPDGRETQRIGIIPDILVKPTAEGLKNGKDEVLERALLYIKNKN, from the coding sequence ATGAGAAAACGTTTTCTTTTCATTTTTTTATTTTTAAGTCTTCATTTTTCCGCACAGGTTTTATCTGAAAATCAAAAACTGGAATCCCTTTGCAGAGTTTGGGGATTTCTAAAATATTATCACCCTCAAGTAGCAAAAGGAAATCTGAATTGGGATCTGCAACTTTTCAAAAAAATTAATGAACTTGAAAGAATCAATGACAAAGCAGCGTTGAACGATTTATATTCCCGTTGGATTGAAAGTCTTGGAAAGATCAATGAGTGTACAGAATGTCTACAAGAAACTGATAAAACATATTTCCTGAAAAACTTTGATCTGAGCTGGATCAAGAATTCAGATATATTCACTCAAGCCACGTCTCAGAAACTTCATTATATTGAAAACAACCGTAACATCGGTAACAATCATTATATAGGAAAAGGAGGGAGAAAAATATTTTTCAGAAATGAAAATTCTTATGGATCAAAATTCACTTCCAAACAGATCAGTTTATTAGAGCTGTTCAGATATTGGAATTACGTGGAGTATTTTTTTCCTTATAAATATGAAACGGATCAAAACTGGAATGATGTTCTTACCGAAATGATTCCAAAATTTCTTACGATTAATAATGACCAGGATTATCAATTGACTTTGGCTGAACTGGTGACAAAGACTGATGACTCCCATGCCTTTCTTTTTTCACCATTAATTAGTCTTCATCAATATGGAAACAGAAAACTTCCGGTAGAATATTCCTATGCAGAAGGAAAATTAGTTATTACAAAGATTAACGACAATCGATTTCATGAAAAAACGCCATTCAATATTGGTGATGTTATTTATGATGTAAATGGAAAAACAATTCCTCAAATGGTCAACAGCCTCGGAAAATACATTCCTGCCTCCAACTCCTGGGGAAAAGTAAATAAGGTAAAAAGTAAACTTCTTTTCAGTAGTAGCGATTCGCTTTCCGTTAAACTAGAAAGAAACGGACAGAATATGGAGGTAATTGCTAAAACTTATTTTATTAAAGATATTATTATCAAGAAAGTTCCGGCTCCTCAAAAATGGGAGTTCCTGGATGAGGAAAAAAAAACAGGCTACGTCCATATGGGAATCCTTGCTAAAGATGATGTGAGTGAAATGTACAGAAACCTAAAATCTGCGGAATCAATCATTTTTGATCTTAGAAATTATCCCAAGCTTACCATCATCCCTCTAAGTGAACTGCTACTCCCCCAATCCACCACTTATTATCAGTTCAACTTCCCGGAAACAAATTATCCTGGTAAATTTTATAGCAGAAAGAACAATATTGGCCGCAAGAATCCCGATTATTATAAAGGAAATGTAATCGTTTTGGTAGACGAAAATACCCAAAGTCAGGCGGAGACTACCACAATGATGTTCAAGCAGCATCCAAAGTCTAAAGTGATCGGCAGCAATACTTCCGGTGCTAATGGAGATATTATCAAGTTTAAAATTGCAGACCTGGATACTTGCTTTACCGGCCTTGGAGCCTACTATCCGGATGGCAGAGAAACCCAAAGGATTGGAATTATTCCGGATATCCTGGTAAAACCAACTGCAGAAGGGCTCAAAAACGGCAAAGATGAAGTTTTGGAAAGAGCTTTGCTATATATAAAAAATAAGAATTAA
- a CDS encoding bifunctional UDP-3-O-[3-hydroxymyristoyl] N-acetylglucosamine deacetylase/3-hydroxyacyl-ACP dehydratase produces the protein MSDMQKTLQEEVTLSGIGLHTGKEVKLTIKPAKENTGFVFVRTDLEGHPQVEADVNYVVATERGTTLEKLGVKITTCEHLLAALVGCDIDNAVLEMDASEPPILDGSSKYFVEAIESVGVVDQNVAREYLVVKEVLTYSDPATGSEITIIPSDTYEVTTMVDFGTKVLGTQNATLKNISEFKDEISSARTFSFLHELEMLLDHGLIKGGDISNAIVYVDKDLTPETTEKLKKAFGKDNVSIRPNGILDNLNLNYPNEAARHKLLDVIGDLALAGVKIKGKVIANKPGHFVNTQFAKKLNRQWKLQKKKNVPDFDLTKEPVFDINGIMKLMPHRPPFLLIDKVLELSDSHVVGLKNVTMNEPFFVGHFPKEPVMPGVLQVEALAQTGGILVLASVPDPENYSTYFIKIDKVKFKRKVIPGDTLIFKIELIEPIRRGIVHMQGYGYVGDTVAVEAELMAQVAKNKVD, from the coding sequence ATGAGTGATATGCAAAAAACGCTTCAGGAAGAAGTAACCCTTTCTGGAATAGGCCTTCATACTGGTAAAGAAGTAAAACTTACCATCAAACCCGCAAAAGAAAACACGGGATTTGTATTTGTAAGAACCGATTTAGAGGGACACCCTCAGGTTGAAGCTGATGTTAATTATGTAGTAGCAACAGAAAGAGGTACAACATTAGAAAAGCTTGGCGTAAAAATTACTACCTGTGAGCACCTTTTGGCAGCTTTAGTAGGTTGTGATATAGACAATGCAGTGTTGGAAATGGACGCATCTGAGCCTCCTATTTTAGATGGATCATCAAAGTATTTTGTAGAAGCTATCGAAAGTGTAGGAGTTGTAGATCAGAATGTGGCCAGAGAATATTTGGTTGTAAAAGAAGTGCTTACTTACAGTGATCCGGCTACAGGTTCGGAAATCACAATTATTCCTTCAGATACTTACGAAGTAACTACCATGGTAGATTTTGGGACTAAAGTGTTAGGAACTCAAAATGCTACCCTTAAAAATATTTCCGAGTTTAAAGACGAAATCTCTTCTGCAAGAACATTCAGTTTCTTACATGAATTGGAAATGCTTTTAGACCACGGATTGATCAAAGGAGGAGATATCTCCAATGCGATCGTTTATGTAGATAAGGATTTAACTCCGGAAACTACAGAAAAATTGAAAAAAGCCTTTGGTAAAGATAATGTATCCATCAGACCCAACGGTATTCTTGATAATCTTAACCTAAACTATCCTAACGAAGCGGCAAGACACAAATTACTGGATGTAATTGGTGATTTAGCTTTGGCAGGGGTAAAAATTAAAGGGAAGGTTATTGCTAACAAACCTGGACATTTTGTAAATACTCAATTTGCAAAAAAATTAAACCGTCAGTGGAAATTGCAGAAAAAGAAAAACGTTCCGGATTTTGACTTAACAAAAGAACCGGTATTCGATATCAACGGAATCATGAAGCTAATGCCTCACAGACCTCCGTTCTTATTAATTGATAAAGTTCTAGAACTTTCAGACTCTCATGTAGTAGGATTGAAAAATGTAACAATGAATGAACCTTTCTTCGTTGGTCATTTCCCTAAAGAGCCAGTAATGCCTGGAGTTCTTCAGGTTGAAGCTTTAGCTCAGACAGGTGGTATTCTAGTTTTAGCAAGTGTTCCTGATCCAGAAAACTATTCTACCTATTTTATCAAGATTGATAAAGTGAAATTCAAGAGAAAAGTAATTCCGGGAGATACACTTATATTTAAAATTGAATTAATAGAACCTATCAGAAGAGGTATTGTGCACATGCAGGGGTACGGATATGTAGGAGATACAGTGGCAGTAGAAGCAGAGCTTATGGCTCAAGTTGCAAAAAATAAAGTTGATTAA
- a CDS encoding septal ring lytic transglycosylase RlpA family protein → MMKRFILVIIMMISTLGVYSFTSNALDAKKTSYASYYHDKFNGRKTASGEIFDNSKFTAANRTLPFGTNVKVTNLKNGKEVIVRINDRGPFHSSRSLDMSKAAFDEIGDINHGTIPVEYEIVD, encoded by the coding sequence ATGATGAAAAGATTCATTCTCGTAATCATAATGATGATTTCAACCTTAGGTGTTTACTCATTTACAAGTAATGCCTTAGATGCGAAAAAAACAAGTTATGCATCGTACTACCACGATAAATTTAACGGTAGAAAAACTGCTAGCGGAGAAATCTTTGATAACTCAAAGTTTACTGCAGCAAACAGAACGCTTCCATTTGGAACAAATGTTAAGGTAACAAACCTTAAAAATGGGAAAGAGGTAATAGTAAGGATTAATGATAGAGGACCTTTCCATTCATCAAGATCTTTAGACATGTCTAAAGCTGCGTTCGATGAGATCGGAGATATCAATCATGGTACCATTCCGGTCGAATATGAAATTGTCGATTAA
- the efp gene encoding elongation factor P — MATSNDIRKGLCIEFSNDIFKVIEFLHVKPGKGPAFVRTKLKSVTNGKVLDNTFSAGHKIEEVKVITRKFQYLYDDENGFHFMNNDDFSQLYLNKDMIENSNLMKAGEEVTIILKEADETPLSAELPQSVYLDVIEADPGVKGNTATNALKNAIVETGARVMVPLFIEPGDKIKVSTEDGSYLERVKE; from the coding sequence ATGGCAACAAGTAACGATATCAGAAAAGGTCTTTGCATCGAATTCAGCAATGATATTTTTAAAGTAATTGAGTTCCTTCACGTAAAACCAGGAAAAGGTCCTGCATTTGTAAGAACAAAATTAAAATCTGTGACAAATGGAAAAGTATTAGATAATACATTCTCTGCAGGTCACAAAATTGAAGAAGTAAAAGTAATCACAAGAAAGTTCCAGTATCTTTATGATGATGAGAACGGATTCCACTTCATGAATAACGATGATTTTTCTCAGTTATATTTAAATAAAGATATGATTGAAAACTCAAACTTGATGAAAGCAGGTGAAGAAGTAACAATCATTTTGAAAGAAGCTGATGAAACTCCACTTTCTGCTGAACTTCCACAATCAGTATATCTGGATGTCATTGAAGCTGATCCGGGTGTAAAAGGAAACACTGCAACCAATGCTCTTAAAAACGCAATCGTTGAAACAGGGGCAAGAGTAATGGTGCCGTTGTTCATTGAACCGGGAGACAAAATTAAAGTGAGCACTGAAGACGGCAGCTACTTAGAAAGAGTAAAAGAATAA